From one Lactiplantibacillus paraplantarum genomic stretch:
- a CDS encoding polyphosphate kinase 2 family protein, with protein MNFEKHYRYTGKQKLGLTKLATTVDPEFQDEKVIKNQIAKNIKQLSELQGKLYAQDRYGVLIIFQAMDAAGKDSMIRHVMSGVNPQGCEVTSFKQPTSQEIAHDYLWRVHDRIPKRGMIGIFNRSYYEDVLVSRVHPDIIVNEHVGDIETNKQVNDAFFERRFGDLRYFEDYLQHNGYLVLKFFLHMSKAEQKQRFIRRIEIPSHNWKFSAADIQERQYWDDYQRVYDDAITNTASKAVPWYVIPSDSKWYSRLCVSEIINQRLAELPLAYPSLDTSAQLQLKTALEQLDRETD; from the coding sequence GTGAATTTTGAAAAACATTATCGGTATACGGGAAAGCAAAAGTTGGGGTTAACCAAGTTAGCAACCACGGTTGATCCGGAATTCCAGGATGAAAAAGTTATTAAAAATCAGATTGCAAAAAATATTAAGCAGCTGTCTGAATTACAGGGAAAATTATATGCGCAGGATCGCTATGGTGTCCTGATTATTTTTCAGGCCATGGACGCGGCGGGCAAGGATAGTATGATTCGTCATGTCATGAGTGGGGTGAACCCTCAGGGGTGTGAAGTCACATCATTTAAGCAACCGACTAGTCAAGAAATTGCTCATGATTATTTATGGCGCGTTCATGATCGGATTCCTAAGCGGGGCATGATTGGCATTTTTAATCGGTCGTATTACGAAGACGTGTTAGTTAGTCGGGTGCATCCAGACATCATTGTGAACGAACATGTGGGTGATATTGAGACTAACAAACAAGTTAACGATGCATTTTTTGAGCGCCGGTTTGGCGATTTGCGATATTTTGAAGATTATTTGCAGCATAACGGGTATTTAGTGCTCAAATTCTTCTTGCATATGTCGAAGGCTGAACAGAAGCAGCGCTTTATTCGCCGTATCGAGATTCCGAGTCACAACTGGAAATTCTCAGCAGCTGATATTCAAGAACGGCAGTATTGGGATGATTATCAACGTGTTTATGATGATGCCATTACGAATACAGCTTCCAAGGCGGTGCCATGGTACGTTATTCCATCGGATAGTAAGTGGTACTCGCGGCTGTGCGTGTCCGAAATTATCAATCAACGGCTGGCTGAATTGCCGTTGGCCTACCCATCACTAGATACTAGTGCACAGTTGCAACTAAAAACGGCGCTGGAGCAACTGGATCGTGAAACCGACTAG
- a CDS encoding nucleoside hydrolase: MAKRKMILDLDTGIDDAMAIAYAVGAPDVDLIGIISSYGNCLVDQAAINSLQILELLGATDVPVFLGEPHSSTTEHFDVMPISQQIHGMNGIGDVKLPEPKRAVETQSGVDFLIDAVHQYGADLTLVPTGPLTNLAEALEKAPDIASTIGNVTLMGGALTVPGNVSHYAEANINQDAEAANAVFTSDMPLTMVGLDVTLRTLLTKTETQQWRDLKTTAGEKFADIVDYYIAAYDITSPDLHGCALHDPLAVGVSLDPSFVTTLDLNMYVQASGEDYGRTIGDPARLNEPTNVTVALTVDKDRYLKTFMTYLTALFEQH; the protein is encoded by the coding sequence ATGGCAAAACGTAAAATGATTTTAGACTTAGACACCGGGATCGATGACGCAATGGCCATCGCCTATGCAGTGGGGGCCCCCGACGTTGACTTAATTGGGATTATTAGTTCATATGGGAACTGCCTTGTTGATCAGGCAGCCATCAACAGTTTACAAATTTTAGAATTATTAGGGGCGACCGATGTCCCCGTCTTTCTAGGTGAACCTCACTCCAGTACTACCGAACACTTCGATGTCATGCCCATCTCACAACAGATTCACGGCATGAATGGTATCGGTGACGTTAAGCTCCCCGAACCCAAGCGTGCCGTTGAGACTCAGTCCGGCGTTGATTTCTTAATCGACGCAGTTCATCAGTACGGTGCCGATTTAACCTTAGTGCCAACTGGTCCATTGACAAACTTGGCCGAAGCGCTTGAAAAAGCCCCTGACATTGCCAGCACAATTGGTAACGTTACATTAATGGGTGGTGCTTTGACCGTTCCAGGTAACGTTAGCCACTACGCTGAAGCTAATATCAATCAAGATGCCGAAGCTGCTAACGCCGTCTTCACCAGCGATATGCCACTTACGATGGTTGGTCTAGATGTCACGTTACGAACACTACTGACTAAGACTGAAACGCAACAATGGCGCGATTTAAAGACAACCGCTGGTGAAAAGTTTGCGGATATCGTCGACTACTATATTGCAGCCTATGATATTACAAGTCCTGATTTACATGGTTGTGCCCTTCATGATCCTTTGGCCGTTGGCGTTTCACTTGATCCTAGCTTTGTCACCACGTTAGATCTGAATATGTATGTTCAGGCAAGTGGCGAAGACTATGGTCGAACAATTGGTGATCCAGCGCGGCTCAATGAGCCAACCAACGTCACGGTCGCTCTAACTGTCGACAAAGATCGTTACTTAAAAACCTTTATGACTTATTTGACTGCTTTATTTGAACAACACTAA
- a CDS encoding LacI family DNA-binding transcriptional regulator, whose translation MTNIHDIARLSGYSVSTVSRVINHQKYVADDKRAKVEAIMQELDYVPNRVARDLSRGRTKTIGVVLPYANHPYFARIVDGIVGAGFAAGYKIMLLPTNYDMTIERHYLEDLRSKAYDALIFTSRSSSLETLEHYRKYGQIVCCEDPGDDRELAAAYTDRMASYVTALRWAKQRGYQTMGVILSRNNVISASTRVTRRAYHDVYGQLTDERLFTGAATYEDGYRAGEYFAKQTDWVDAIFANGDDIGAGAYQYFIDHQLSPIPNIGQENLLTSRLLKFSTIDHHLESLGQSAFRLAMGNTRTHELIKSEFIQR comes from the coding sequence ATGACCAACATTCATGATATTGCGCGACTATCAGGTTATTCTGTCTCGACAGTCTCACGCGTCATCAACCATCAAAAATACGTTGCGGATGATAAGCGGGCTAAAGTTGAGGCCATCATGCAAGAATTAGATTACGTTCCTAATCGAGTCGCTCGAGATCTTAGCCGGGGCCGTACTAAAACGATCGGGGTTGTTTTGCCCTATGCCAACCATCCATATTTTGCACGAATCGTTGATGGTATCGTTGGAGCTGGTTTTGCCGCTGGGTATAAAATTATGTTGCTACCTACTAATTATGATATGACCATTGAGCGTCATTATTTAGAAGACTTGCGTAGCAAAGCTTATGATGCGTTAATCTTTACGTCCCGTAGTAGCTCATTAGAAACGTTGGAACATTACCGCAAGTATGGGCAGATCGTCTGTTGTGAAGATCCTGGTGACGATCGTGAATTGGCTGCGGCGTATACGGATCGCATGGCCTCTTATGTAACGGCCTTGCGGTGGGCAAAACAGCGGGGTTACCAGACGATGGGGGTCATTCTCAGTCGCAATAATGTGATTAGTGCTAGCACTCGTGTCACGCGGCGGGCGTATCACGATGTATATGGTCAACTTACGGATGAGCGGCTTTTCACTGGCGCTGCTACCTATGAAGATGGATATCGCGCCGGTGAGTATTTCGCAAAGCAGACGGACTGGGTTGATGCAATTTTTGCTAACGGTGATGATATTGGTGCTGGTGCGTATCAGTACTTTATTGATCATCAGCTGTCACCGATTCCAAACATTGGTCAAGAAAATTTATTAACGAGTCGGTTACTTAAATTTTCAACTATTGACCATCATTTAGAGTCACTCGGTCAGTCTGCATTTCGATTGGCGATGGGGAATACTCGAACACATGAACTGATCAAATCGGAATTTATTCAACGATAA
- a CDS encoding nitroreductase family protein — translation MTTKNPVEAIMNARHSVRQYDGQTEITREEMSAMLQTAFLAPTALNQQPIRALVITDQQLRQRLCTATGNTSQLTTASAVVLFVVDRANRHQVPAFQAGQEVPREDSPLTIESLDAGLIAMQFMLVAKAHGYDTNPMTGFDAAGFTTILGLDAQRYQPLLLVSIGKAAVAGQMAEHQPLETLVAYR, via the coding sequence ATGACGACTAAAAATCCAGTAGAAGCAATCATGAATGCGCGGCATTCCGTTCGGCAATATGATGGCCAAACTGAAATTACACGTGAGGAAATGAGTGCGATGTTGCAGACGGCGTTTTTGGCGCCAACTGCCCTGAATCAGCAACCGATTCGAGCGTTAGTCATTACGGATCAACAACTACGACAACGGTTATGTACAGCGACTGGGAATACGAGTCAGTTAACAACAGCTAGTGCGGTCGTCTTGTTTGTGGTCGACCGCGCTAATCGGCACCAAGTTCCGGCCTTTCAAGCGGGACAAGAAGTGCCAAGGGAAGATAGTCCGCTTACGATTGAATCACTAGATGCTGGTCTGATTGCGATGCAATTTATGCTAGTTGCTAAGGCACATGGCTATGATACGAATCCAATGACCGGTTTTGATGCCGCCGGATTTACAACAATTCTGGGACTAGATGCCCAGCGGTACCAGCCGTTATTGTTGGTGTCAATTGGAAAAGCGGCCGTTGCTGGTCAAATGGCCGAACATCAGCCATTGGAGACATTAGTGGCGTATCGTTGA
- a CDS encoding alpha/beta hydrolase, whose product MRRLKIIKIMAVLSTTLIVSLGTYWQYRLSPLRKAQVNQTTIPTIFVGGDYARAFSTNGFVHRLTTARLMTKGLVVHVSQSGHVTVQQFGTLKDNPTIQVIFADNHHAKRQARQFASVMHILATRYHVTHYNAVGHSSGGNIIFDYLTADQSHPAQIDKFVTIGSTYPGLTAQVLKHLPRKLPILNIGGQIWQTSGDGGVNLQAVLTFSRQLQTAGWQPQTAIIHGSPLTASHSMLHINPQVDLLIIHFLYD is encoded by the coding sequence ATGCGACGATTAAAAATCATTAAAATAATGGCGGTTCTAAGCACGACCCTCATTGTCAGTCTAGGAACATATTGGCAGTATCGACTGAGCCCATTGCGAAAAGCACAAGTCAATCAAACAACGATCCCAACAATTTTTGTTGGTGGTGATTATGCGCGCGCCTTTTCCACGAACGGTTTTGTACACCGATTAACTACTGCACGCCTCATGACCAAGGGGTTAGTCGTCCATGTCAGTCAATCTGGCCATGTTACCGTTCAACAATTTGGCACCCTAAAGGATAATCCCACGATCCAAGTCATTTTTGCTGATAACCACCATGCCAAACGACAGGCTCGTCAATTTGCTAGTGTCATGCATATCCTTGCAACTCGCTACCACGTGACCCATTACAATGCTGTCGGTCATTCATCTGGTGGCAATATTATTTTCGATTATTTAACTGCTGACCAGTCTCACCCAGCCCAGATTGACAAGTTTGTCACGATTGGCTCAACCTACCCTGGATTGACCGCCCAAGTATTAAAACACTTACCGCGAAAGCTGCCCATCTTAAACATTGGTGGTCAAATCTGGCAAACTAGCGGTGACGGTGGCGTTAATTTACAAGCTGTACTCACATTTAGTCGCCAGTTACAAACAGCTGGTTGGCAACCGCAGACGGCGATTATTCACGGCAGTCCACTTACTGCCAGTCACTCTATGCTCCATATCAATCCCCAAGTGGACCTATTGATTATTCACTTTTTATATGATTAA
- a CDS encoding Ig-like domain-containing protein, producing MRNKWRWLLLAITGIFFLMFGPPLVSQARDVIEATGNDANSAIIKDSNGTIISHDAQLPADQDYTVNYNWRIPNNVKITAGDTMTFQIPENVQITTDRSFPMNGFIGGTVGTFNLAAGSHTGIVTFNQAYQIATMNRSGYVRLTVKGTVPSQPSNTTPIALEKSAAWVDASDPRRINWTVHVLANNNTLVNPTFTDTLSNNHEYVAGSASLKEQDGTVIPVTTTATGQQVTFAANGRYLKDLILTYQTKTNQPDGKDTFENSVNYQDSNDNSGHAEASIDRLEPDIPEEPNVTEPQEPGDEDNPGTEEPGTEEPGTEQPGTEEPGTEEPGTKEPNVEKPEVSEPKNPGAENSKQLSIAKPNTSSPLTTTGLNTTSGSNKNTLVPSKPTNQLPATATAIFDRTNNHSNQSLPQTDEHPATGLAWLGLVVLLGLLSLGLGTMHHYPRY from the coding sequence ATGCGCAATAAATGGCGGTGGTTATTATTAGCAATAACAGGAATTTTCTTTTTGATGTTTGGCCCACCATTAGTTAGTCAAGCTCGTGATGTTATCGAAGCCACTGGCAATGATGCAAATAGTGCCATTATTAAAGATAGCAACGGTACCATTATTTCTCACGATGCACAATTGCCAGCAGATCAAGATTATACTGTCAATTATAACTGGCGAATTCCCAACAACGTGAAAATAACGGCCGGAGATACCATGACTTTTCAGATTCCTGAAAACGTTCAGATCACAACGGACAGGTCCTTCCCGATGAATGGGTTTATCGGTGGAACTGTCGGTACATTTAACCTTGCTGCGGGTTCCCACACTGGTATTGTAACGTTTAATCAAGCCTACCAAATAGCCACTATGAATCGTTCTGGCTACGTTAGATTAACTGTCAAAGGAACCGTTCCAAGCCAACCAAGTAACACGACCCCGATTGCCCTAGAAAAATCCGCTGCCTGGGTCGATGCTTCAGACCCACGGCGAATCAACTGGACCGTACACGTGCTGGCAAACAATAATACACTCGTCAACCCAACTTTTACTGATACGTTAAGCAATAATCATGAATACGTTGCTGGTAGTGCCAGTTTAAAAGAGCAGGACGGCACTGTTATTCCAGTCACCACTACTGCCACTGGTCAACAAGTGACATTTGCCGCTAACGGCCGCTATCTTAAAGATTTGATTTTAACTTATCAAACTAAAACGAATCAACCAGATGGCAAAGACACTTTTGAAAATAGTGTCAACTACCAAGATAGTAACGATAATAGTGGTCACGCTGAAGCCTCGATTGATCGTCTAGAACCAGATATTCCCGAAGAACCCAACGTTACAGAACCGCAAGAGCCGGGAGACGAAGACAATCCGGGAACTGAAGAACCCGGAACTGAAGAACCTGGAACTGAGCAGCCCGGAACTGAAGAACCTGGAACTGAAGAACCTGGAACTAAAGAACCTAATGTCGAAAAACCTGAAGTTTCCGAACCGAAGAATCCAGGGGCTGAAAATTCTAAGCAACTTTCGATCGCTAAACCCAACACTTCATCACCACTCACTACTACCGGACTCAATACCACAAGCGGGTCCAACAAAAATACGCTAGTACCATCCAAACCAACCAATCAGTTACCGGCGACTGCCACCGCCATTTTTGACCGTACTAATAATCACAGTAACCAGTCATTACCACAAACTGATGAACATCCAGCAACTGGACTCGCTTGGTTAGGACTTGTCGTACTGCTAGGATTACTTAGTCTCGGTCTTGGTACCATGCACCATTATCCTCGTTACTAG
- a CDS encoding NAD(P)/FAD-dependent oxidoreductase, whose translation MNSEYDLTIIGGGPVGMFAAFYAGMRNARVQLLESLPELGGQVQTLYPEKVIHDVAGYPAIKGRELVAQLEAQLKQFPIDIQLASPVMDVTGAMGDFTITTANGQQSHTKAIIVATGSGAFEPRRLAVDNAADFENKQLFYHIPSVEQFRDQTVLVAGGGDSAIDMALMLESVAKQVYIMHRRDRFRGMEHNVDLLKASSVAIKTPFLIKQLAETTDGQLELTMKEVRGTAEETLAVDDLIVNYGFIADNKVIRNWHVTPTMEHRLITVDTQMNTDIPGIAAIGDTIIYPGKLGLIASGFGEAPNAVNQLMMALYPERRSPLHSTTVFEKM comes from the coding sequence ATGAATTCAGAATACGATTTAACAATTATTGGTGGTGGCCCGGTTGGGATGTTTGCAGCCTTCTATGCTGGCATGCGTAATGCGCGTGTGCAGTTATTAGAAAGCTTACCTGAATTAGGTGGACAGGTTCAAACCTTGTATCCTGAAAAGGTGATTCATGATGTCGCTGGTTATCCGGCAATTAAAGGGCGCGAGCTAGTGGCACAACTTGAAGCCCAGTTGAAGCAGTTTCCAATTGATATTCAGTTAGCTAGTCCGGTGATGGATGTAACTGGTGCGATGGGTGATTTTACGATTACGACAGCTAATGGGCAACAATCGCATACAAAGGCGATTATTGTTGCGACCGGCAGTGGGGCTTTTGAACCCCGGCGTCTGGCGGTTGATAATGCAGCTGATTTTGAGAATAAACAATTGTTTTACCATATTCCTAGTGTTGAGCAGTTTCGAGATCAAACGGTGCTGGTTGCTGGCGGTGGTGATTCAGCGATTGACATGGCACTAATGTTGGAGTCAGTTGCCAAACAAGTCTACATTATGCACCGGCGAGACCGATTCCGCGGTATGGAACACAACGTTGACTTACTAAAGGCATCGTCCGTGGCGATAAAAACGCCATTTTTGATCAAGCAGCTTGCTGAAACTACGGATGGTCAGCTGGAATTAACGATGAAAGAAGTACGGGGGACCGCCGAAGAAACGTTGGCAGTTGATGATTTGATCGTTAATTATGGCTTTATTGCGGATAATAAAGTGATTCGTAATTGGCACGTTACGCCAACGATGGAACACCGGTTGATTACGGTTGATACGCAAATGAATACCGATATTCCAGGGATTGCGGCCATTGGTGATACAATCATTTATCCCGGTAAGTTGGGACTGATTGCGAGCGGTTTTGGCGAAGCACCAAACGCAGTCAATCAGTTAATGATGGCTTTGTACCCAGAACGGCGCAGTCCATTGCACAGTACGACCGTCTTTGAGAAAATGTAA
- a CDS encoding ribonuclease H family protein, translating to MAQKYYAVRKGRHPGIYRTWPETQKQVSGYPQAQYKSFPTAAAAQAFMAGQTNLGSTTPAKKRTATNQAPVNAAITVYTDGGSRNTGNVAGQHVHQDDKAAWAYRIEMPDQLVTDSAGEWGATNNRMEIMAFLRALEQLQQLGQTKTSILFVLDSQYVLNAVTKGWLAGWKRRGWKRSNGPLVNAELWQAVDRLLPQFTTLNYRWTKGHATNQGNVFVDHLLNQTMDQMHPGQPVTPSPGARTSTSQSADKPTTSTPRSKAADPAAVSQSSDTPQAADPKQVARSVAAIKKMLRK from the coding sequence ATGGCACAAAAATATTACGCTGTTCGGAAAGGCCGACATCCCGGTATTTATCGAACTTGGCCGGAAACACAAAAACAAGTGAGTGGGTATCCACAAGCGCAGTATAAAAGTTTTCCAACTGCCGCAGCGGCGCAGGCCTTTATGGCAGGTCAAACTAACCTGGGGTCCACCACCCCTGCCAAAAAAAGGACAGCGACTAATCAAGCACCCGTCAATGCGGCAATTACCGTCTATACCGATGGTGGCTCTCGTAATACCGGTAACGTGGCTGGTCAACATGTTCACCAAGACGATAAGGCCGCGTGGGCTTACCGGATCGAAATGCCTGACCAACTTGTCACCGATTCCGCTGGTGAATGGGGTGCAACTAATAACCGCATGGAAATTATGGCCTTCTTACGGGCACTCGAACAACTACAACAACTAGGGCAGACAAAGACTAGTATTCTCTTTGTGCTTGATTCCCAATACGTGTTAAATGCCGTTACTAAGGGCTGGCTAGCGGGCTGGAAGCGCCGGGGTTGGAAACGTAGCAACGGTCCACTAGTCAACGCCGAACTGTGGCAAGCAGTTGATCGCTTACTGCCTCAATTTACCACCCTTAACTACCGTTGGACCAAGGGGCATGCCACTAATCAAGGAAATGTCTTTGTCGACCATTTATTGAATCAGACAATGGACCAAATGCACCCAGGCCAACCAGTAACGCCATCACCGGGTGCAAGAACAAGTACCAGTCAATCTGCGGATAAGCCCACCACGAGTACACCACGCTCTAAGGCAGCAGATCCGGCGGCAGTAAGTCAATCGTCAGACACACCACAAGCGGCTGATCCAAAACAGGTGGCTCGTTCGGTCGCTGCAATTAAGAAAATGCTGCGTAAGTAA
- a CDS encoding glycerophosphodiester phosphodiesterase, with amino-acid sequence MGAWRFWWDSTHRFYKNWGSYVALIFGTNIVISYLAVPFFNWVLEMLLKWQRVSYVSYTNIGSIIIRQPLAALGMLAILLAIIILVYWQFAFLLLGIINIFRGRPQTVREVLHSTFTSLNATSPSTFLFFIGYFMIILPFGSFIFTTPLLNKARIPAFIISYLTDNPWMTVGLVLFYLVAGYLGIRLISLLPLMIIDGLPWRLAVTRSWQQTRHHVLRYIWLMAVTLLMIFLVVTLIYTLIYVAQLQFDKTSFAMVAATVNLFIMEAVTEIIICYTTAIFMMLIIVCYRQDFTILRQQPLYFNEAPRLRKLTRASVAVGLILATSLLVAVNLVYLNGLVITKPIMISHRGVDDGNGVQNTIPALVKTSKEHPDYVEMDIQVTKDHQFVVMHDPTLKALAGIKKKPSQLTLKQLEKITVRENGYQAKIPSFDAYLQAAHAHHQKLLVEIKTSSAYTSADTKRFINRYGATLLANHDQVHTLSYKVMRDLKRLDKQQFVSYILPYNLTFPHTDANGYTMEVTTLNDQFVDKAERYHKTVYAWDIDDTDQMDQMMFMGVTGVVTDNLTEMQAEVKSNTDHPSYAKLLLTFMNELSLTSNE; translated from the coding sequence ATGGGCGCTTGGCGTTTTTGGTGGGATAGTACCCACCGTTTCTATAAGAACTGGGGCAGTTACGTTGCCCTAATTTTCGGTACCAATATTGTTATCAGTTATCTTGCCGTGCCATTCTTCAACTGGGTCTTGGAAATGCTTCTAAAATGGCAGCGCGTAAGTTATGTTTCCTATACTAATATTGGCAGCATTATTATCCGCCAACCTTTGGCGGCCCTCGGGATGCTAGCCATTTTATTAGCCATTATTATTTTAGTTTACTGGCAATTCGCATTCCTATTACTCGGTATCATCAATATTTTTCGCGGTCGGCCGCAAACAGTACGAGAAGTCTTACACTCGACATTCACTAGCTTGAATGCCACGTCACCGAGCACCTTTCTATTTTTTATCGGCTATTTCATGATCATCCTGCCATTCGGCAGCTTCATCTTCACGACGCCCCTACTGAATAAGGCGCGAATTCCTGCTTTTATTATTAGTTATCTAACGGATAATCCCTGGATGACAGTCGGCCTAGTACTTTTCTACCTAGTGGCTGGTTACCTAGGTATTCGGCTCATTAGTCTATTACCGCTAATGATCATCGATGGCTTACCGTGGCGGCTGGCCGTCACCCGTAGCTGGCAACAAACACGTCATCATGTTCTTCGTTACATCTGGCTAATGGCCGTAACCTTACTTATGATTTTTCTAGTCGTCACCTTAATCTATACGCTAATTTATGTCGCTCAGCTACAGTTTGACAAGACTAGCTTTGCCATGGTTGCTGCAACCGTTAACCTCTTCATCATGGAAGCAGTCACGGAAATTATTATCTGCTACACGACAGCTATCTTTATGATGTTGATTATCGTATGCTATCGCCAAGATTTTACAATTTTACGGCAACAACCGTTATACTTCAATGAGGCACCCCGCTTACGCAAACTAACTCGTGCTAGCGTGGCGGTCGGTCTGATCTTAGCAACCAGTCTCCTAGTTGCCGTTAATCTGGTCTACCTCAACGGGCTAGTAATTACCAAACCAATCATGATTTCCCACCGGGGTGTCGATGATGGTAATGGTGTTCAAAATACAATTCCGGCACTCGTAAAAACCAGCAAGGAACATCCTGATTATGTTGAAATGGATATTCAAGTCACTAAGGATCATCAATTTGTCGTGATGCATGATCCGACACTAAAGGCGCTTGCGGGAATTAAAAAGAAACCGTCACAATTAACACTCAAGCAACTGGAAAAAATTACCGTCCGTGAAAATGGCTATCAAGCAAAGATTCCAAGCTTTGACGCCTATTTGCAAGCCGCTCACGCGCATCACCAAAAGTTATTAGTTGAAATCAAAACTAGCTCGGCGTACACCTCAGCCGATACTAAGCGTTTTATTAACCGTTACGGGGCGACGCTACTGGCAAACCATGACCAAGTTCATACACTCAGTTATAAAGTCATGCGGGACTTGAAACGCTTAGACAAGCAGCAGTTTGTCAGCTATATTCTGCCCTATAATTTAACGTTCCCCCACACGGACGCCAATGGCTACACCATGGAAGTTACCACTTTAAACGATCAATTTGTCGACAAAGCTGAGCGTTATCACAAGACCGTCTATGCTTGGGACATCGATGATACCGATCAGATGGATCAAATGATGTTTATGGGTGTAACCGGGGTCGTCACGGATAACTTAACGGAAATGCAAGCCGAAGTGAAGAGCAACACTGATCATCCAAGTTACGCCAAGCTCTTGTTGACCTTCATGAATGAACTCAGCCTGACTAGCAATGAATAA
- a CDS encoding Cof-type HAD-IIB family hydrolase: protein MVARLAVFDIDDTLLASNKRLLPSTIASIQALKDRNIHVAIATGRNLAMARPVIEALKLRDYVLCNGSAAFADRKQVHQHTLSKANIGKLVAAADEQQIDIVVESLDGLHIHTHPSSQTRDVLNTFRAPTLDYAPDYYRNHDVYQAMMFYSDSQNQALPHPDEFSFVRFHERGVDIIPKAGSKAQGIAKLAVALNVDVKNVAAFGDNENDREMLQSAGIGVAMGNAKPAIKALADLTTTDCDHDGIANGLKKIGWL, encoded by the coding sequence ATGGTTGCAAGATTAGCAGTTTTTGATATTGATGATACACTCTTGGCAAGTAATAAGAGATTATTACCAAGCACCATTGCCAGCATCCAGGCACTTAAAGATCGTAATATTCACGTGGCGATTGCCACTGGACGTAACTTAGCGATGGCGCGACCGGTGATTGAGGCGCTAAAGTTACGTGATTACGTTCTTTGTAATGGTTCTGCGGCCTTTGCCGATCGTAAGCAAGTCCATCAGCATACACTCTCGAAGGCTAACATTGGCAAGTTGGTCGCTGCGGCTGATGAACAGCAAATTGATATTGTAGTTGAGTCATTAGATGGCTTACATATTCATACCCATCCATCGTCGCAAACGCGGGATGTTTTGAATACATTTCGAGCGCCAACTTTAGATTATGCGCCAGATTATTACCGGAATCATGATGTTTATCAGGCAATGATGTTTTACTCAGATTCACAGAACCAAGCTTTGCCACATCCAGATGAATTTTCATTTGTCCGTTTTCACGAACGTGGGGTGGATATTATCCCGAAAGCTGGTTCGAAAGCGCAAGGAATTGCTAAATTAGCGGTGGCACTCAACGTTGATGTGAAGAACGTGGCGGCCTTTGGTGATAATGAGAATGATCGTGAGATGCTACAAAGTGCGGGGATTGGAGTTGCCATGGGTAATGCGAAGCCAGCAATTAAAGCTTTAGCGGACCTTACGACAACTGATTGTGATCATGATGGTATTGCAAACGGATTGAAGAAAATTGGCTGGCTTTAG